A single region of the Nitrosomonas sp. Is79A3 genome encodes:
- the cobO gene encoding cob(I)yrinic acid a,c-diamide adenosyltransferase — MVDSERSERHRTRMQRKKEVIDAAIARADREQGLLLILTGNGKGKSSSAFGMIARALGHGMRVGVAQFIKGRSDTGEEAFFRKQENVIWHVLGEGFTWDTQNLERDTETAQRGWAIVQEMLHDPAIDLIVLDELTYPLKFGWLDLTTVLGDLKNRPPMQHVVITGRSAPEALCEAADTVTEMTDIKHAFRAGIQAQKGIDL, encoded by the coding sequence ATGGTTGATTCCGAGCGTTCTGAACGCCACCGCACACGCATGCAACGCAAAAAAGAAGTCATTGATGCGGCGATTGCACGTGCGGATCGTGAACAAGGTTTACTGCTAATTCTCACTGGCAACGGCAAAGGCAAATCCAGTTCAGCATTCGGCATGATCGCACGGGCACTGGGTCATGGCATGCGCGTAGGCGTGGCGCAATTTATCAAAGGCCGCTCGGACACGGGCGAAGAAGCCTTTTTCCGTAAACAGGAGAATGTCATCTGGCATGTCTTAGGTGAAGGTTTTACTTGGGACACGCAAAATCTGGAACGCGACACGGAAACAGCACAGCGCGGCTGGGCCATCGTACAGGAAATGCTGCACGATCCAGCAATCGATCTAATCGTGCTCGACGAACTGACCTATCCGCTCAAGTTTGGCTGGCTGGATTTAACCACGGTGCTGGGCGATCTGAAAAACCGCCCGCCCATGCAGCATGTCGTGATTACCGGACGTAGCGCACCCGAAGCACTGTGCGAAGCTGCGGACACGGTTACTGAGATGACAGACATCAAGCACGCCTTTCGTGCCGGTATTCAGGCACAGAAAGGCATTGACCTGTAA
- a CDS encoding transglutaminase domain-containing protein — MKRRDFIKLIGSGVLTFPISSLMASQQSAQSTDFSNWTSYRLSFQVDLPDKGNSARLWLPLPDTNDPGFQFTQGSNWSGNATKASFSTIGTSAFPIFKAEWQGKQKSNQRHITVSCIVKTSNHSFDLDHYPASKNAALPNSIKNYLNPTHLKPTNGIVRETVHSIIKEKNAATTLEQARAIYNWVIDNGQYDEGTRGRGRGDVKSMLEKNDLSGKCVDLNSLFVALAKAANIPARNQYGIRINESKLHPCIGQYGDISQSQHCRAEFFLAGRGWIPVNPADVLQVSKLENLPLNDSKIVQLREKFFGTWEMNWLAFNHAEDLSLNPASNTSKLPFFMFPHAEIDGKTLDSLDPESFSYKITSAELIGTGAKF, encoded by the coding sequence ATGAAACGCAGGGATTTTATTAAATTAATTGGATCAGGTGTACTGACTTTTCCAATTTCGTCCTTAATGGCCTCGCAACAGTCGGCACAATCGACAGATTTTAGTAATTGGACCAGCTATCGTCTGTCCTTTCAGGTCGACCTACCGGATAAAGGTAATTCTGCTCGATTATGGCTCCCACTGCCGGACACCAACGATCCCGGTTTTCAATTTACTCAAGGTAGTAACTGGAGCGGCAATGCCACAAAAGCTTCATTTTCCACCATCGGCACAAGTGCCTTTCCCATATTTAAAGCAGAATGGCAAGGAAAACAAAAGAGCAATCAGCGGCATATCACGGTCAGTTGCATTGTAAAAACTTCCAATCATTCCTTTGATCTTGACCATTACCCTGCGAGCAAGAATGCTGCACTGCCCAATAGCATCAAGAATTACCTTAACCCAACCCACCTAAAACCAACGAATGGCATTGTACGTGAAACCGTACATTCCATCATAAAGGAAAAAAATGCCGCAACGACCTTGGAACAGGCAAGAGCTATCTATAATTGGGTTATAGACAATGGACAATATGATGAAGGAACTCGTGGACGCGGGCGAGGCGACGTTAAATCAATGCTTGAAAAAAACGATTTATCCGGAAAATGCGTTGATCTAAACTCATTGTTTGTTGCGCTTGCAAAAGCAGCCAATATTCCCGCACGCAACCAATATGGCATTCGCATCAACGAATCAAAATTACACCCTTGTATCGGGCAATACGGTGACATTAGTCAATCCCAGCATTGCCGGGCAGAATTCTTTCTAGCCGGTCGCGGCTGGATACCGGTAAATCCAGCTGATGTTCTACAAGTATCAAAATTAGAAAACCTGCCTCTGAATGATTCGAAGATTGTTCAGTTAAGGGAAAAATTTTTTGGTACTTGGGAAATGAACTGGTTGGCATTCAATCACGCTGAAGACTTGTCACTAAACCCTGCAAGTAATACCAGCAAGTTACCATTCTTTATGTTCCCTCATGCTGAAATAGACGGAAAAACGTTGGATAGCTTAGATCCTGAGAGTTTTTCATACAAAATAACCTCAGCTGAGCTGATAGGAACCGGCGCTAAGTTTTAG
- the btuB gene encoding TonB-dependent vitamin B12 receptor has product MQKCRLPAVAVLWLGTASSVFAATANHQEKPVIVTATRTAQTAESSLASVTVITRADIERQQARSIQDLLRGVPGVSISNSGGAGKSTSVFMRGTESDHILVMIDNIKVGSATSGATAFENIPIEQIERIEIVRGPRSSLYGSEAIGGVIHIFTRKGDSGGLKPNFGFGGGTYGTLEGSVGLSQRGAQGWLNMNASGIGTKGFNACTGSDTAGCFTHEPDRDGYRNVAGSMRAGYRFQNGLEIDASFMHSAGKTEFDGSFVNKAVLAQQVLGGTARYSPVDFWRINLIAGRSRDDSDNFLGTAFQSRFNTIRDTVTLLNDFTLGKNQLLTVGTDYQNDHVKSTEAFIVNSRTNWGAFAQHQATVAKHDILLSLRHDDNQQFGSRVTGGAGWGYPLTENIRLLANFGSAFKSPTFNELYFPGFSNPNLRPEDSRSYEFGTRGKADWGNWSLNVYETHILHLIAFDANTFAPANIDQARIRGFEGVISTQIKGWQFNTNLSLLDPVNRSSELNRGNILPRRAEQSFRLDADRQFGQYYKLGAMLLAEGERYDDLANTRKLDSYVKFDLRAEYILNKHWRLQGRIENLFNERYETAAFFNQPGRNFFAMVRYQP; this is encoded by the coding sequence ATGCAAAAATGCCGTTTACCGGCAGTGGCTGTGCTATGGCTTGGCACAGCATCAAGTGTGTTTGCAGCCACTGCAAATCATCAGGAAAAACCCGTTATTGTCACGGCCACACGCACGGCACAAACTGCCGAATCTTCGCTGGCTTCAGTGACGGTCATTACACGCGCGGATATTGAGCGTCAGCAAGCGCGATCGATTCAGGATCTGTTACGCGGTGTACCCGGCGTGAGTATTTCCAATAGCGGGGGAGCTGGCAAGAGCACTTCGGTTTTCATGCGTGGCACTGAATCTGACCATATTCTGGTGATGATCGATAACATCAAGGTTGGCTCGGCCACATCGGGCGCGACTGCGTTTGAGAATATTCCCATTGAACAGATTGAACGAATTGAGATTGTACGTGGCCCACGCTCCAGTTTGTATGGCTCTGAGGCCATCGGCGGTGTTATTCATATTTTCACCCGAAAAGGTGATAGTGGCGGTCTCAAGCCGAATTTTGGTTTTGGCGGCGGCACCTATGGCACATTGGAGGGCTCGGTGGGCTTGTCGCAAAGAGGTGCGCAAGGCTGGTTAAATATGAACGCCAGCGGAATCGGCACAAAAGGATTCAATGCTTGTACCGGTTCCGATACGGCAGGCTGCTTTACTCATGAGCCTGACCGGGATGGTTATCGCAATGTCGCGGGCAGCATGCGCGCAGGCTATCGGTTTCAGAATGGGCTGGAAATTGATGCCAGCTTCATGCATTCCGCGGGCAAAACCGAGTTTGATGGCAGTTTTGTCAATAAGGCTGTCTTGGCACAACAGGTCCTTGGCGGCACAGCACGTTACTCCCCAGTAGATTTCTGGCGCATCAATCTGATTGCAGGCCGCAGCCGGGACGATTCAGACAATTTCTTGGGCACTGCCTTCCAAAGCCGGTTTAATACCATACGTGATACAGTTACCTTGTTGAACGACTTTACTTTGGGCAAAAATCAATTGTTAACAGTCGGTACAGATTATCAAAATGATCACGTCAAAAGTACGGAAGCATTCATTGTCAACTCGCGCACTAATTGGGGCGCATTTGCTCAGCATCAGGCAACTGTCGCTAAGCATGATATCCTGCTGTCCCTGCGACATGATGATAATCAGCAATTTGGCAGCCGAGTGACCGGTGGCGCTGGCTGGGGTTATCCGCTCACTGAGAATATTCGCCTGCTGGCCAATTTTGGCAGCGCTTTTAAATCCCCCACATTCAATGAACTGTATTTTCCCGGCTTTAGTAACCCGAATTTGCGTCCGGAAGACTCACGCAGCTACGAATTCGGCACTCGCGGCAAAGCGGATTGGGGAAATTGGTCGTTGAACGTTTATGAAACCCATATTCTCCATTTGATTGCTTTTGACGCCAATACCTTCGCACCCGCCAATATTGATCAGGCACGCATACGCGGATTTGAAGGCGTAATCAGCACACAAATTAAAGGCTGGCAATTCAATACGAACCTGTCATTGCTTGACCCAGTGAATCGTTCATCTGAGTTAAATCGAGGTAATATACTGCCACGGCGCGCTGAACAATCATTTCGGCTGGATGCCGATCGTCAGTTTGGGCAATATTATAAATTGGGTGCCATGCTTCTGGCCGAAGGCGAGCGTTATGATGATCTGGCCAATACCCGTAAACTGGACAGTTACGTCAAATTTGATCTGCGTGCTGAATATATCTTGAACAAACATTGGCGCTTGCAGGGACGTATTGAAAATTTATTTAATGAACGCTATGAAACAGCTGCATTCTTCAATCAACCAGGGCGGAATTTCTTTGCCATGGTACGTTATCAACCTTAA
- the cobC gene encoding alpha-ribazole phosphatase family protein, translated as MMTFIDLLRHGETENNNRYCGSTNYPLTQLGWKQMWSAIEENPCQWQQIITSPLARCASFAHALGQQYSIPVTQDGRIQEIHFGEWEDHSASELMQTDADALSRFWHNPLHYPPPNSEHLLDFEARVLAAWQDIQQQFSGKKVLLISHSGVIRIILCHLQQHPLERLLEFSVNHADIKHVCIEQTEPPHDLYISNPYT; from the coding sequence ATGATGACTTTTATTGATCTACTCAGACATGGTGAAACTGAGAACAATAATCGCTATTGCGGCAGCACTAATTATCCACTGACTCAACTCGGCTGGAAGCAAATGTGGAGCGCCATTGAAGAAAATCCATGCCAGTGGCAACAGATCATCACTTCGCCTTTAGCACGTTGCGCAAGCTTTGCACACGCACTAGGACAACAATATTCCATTCCGGTAACACAAGATGGCCGTATACAGGAAATTCATTTTGGAGAGTGGGAAGATCATTCTGCTTCTGAGTTGATGCAAACCGATGCCGACGCTTTATCCCGTTTCTGGCATAATCCTCTGCATTATCCCCCTCCTAACAGCGAACATTTACTTGATTTCGAAGCGCGCGTATTGGCCGCATGGCAGGATATTCAGCAACAATTCAGCGGTAAGAAAGTTTTACTCATTTCGCATAGTGGCGTAATTCGCATCATTCTTTGTCATCTTCAGCAGCACCCGCTTGAACGTTTGCTAGAATTTTCGGTTAACCATGCAGATATCAAGCATGTATGTATCGAACAAACAGAACCCCCTCATGACCTGTATATTTCCAATCCTTATACATGA
- the cobU gene encoding bifunctional adenosylcobinamide kinase/adenosylcobinamide-phosphate guanylyltransferase gives MRTGKTLILGGVRSGKSRLAERLATESQLPVTYIATATIEDDEMRKRITAHRVRRPDHWQVIEEPLELASVLIQNANIKSCLLVDCLTLWLTNLLIQPDTSKFDTERAALIKALPHLTGKLILVSNETNMGITPMGELSRRYCDEAGKLHQEIAHHCEQVVLTVAGLPLMLKGERV, from the coding sequence ATGAGGACAGGCAAAACATTGATTCTCGGCGGCGTCCGTTCAGGTAAAAGCCGGTTGGCAGAACGATTAGCCACGGAAAGCCAGCTTCCAGTTACCTATATCGCAACAGCCACTATCGAAGACGACGAAATGCGAAAGCGAATTACCGCGCATCGGGTGCGACGTCCTGATCATTGGCAAGTCATTGAAGAGCCTTTAGAGCTAGCTTCAGTTCTGATCCAGAATGCAAATATAAAAAGCTGCTTATTAGTCGATTGCCTGACACTCTGGTTAACCAATTTATTGATTCAACCGGACACATCAAAATTTGACACTGAGCGTGCGGCATTGATTAAAGCACTGCCTCATTTAACAGGAAAACTTATTCTAGTCAGCAACGAAACAAACATGGGAATCACACCAATGGGTGAACTGAGTCGGCGCTATTGTGATGAAGCCGGTAAATTGCACCAAGAAATTGCTCACCACTGCGAGCAAGTGGTTTTAACCGTTGCCGGATTGCCTTTGATGCTCAAAGGAGAACGTGTGTGA
- a CDS encoding dienelactone hydrolase family protein, with the protein MINETADYLPVVEIETSICPTHAIIWLHGLGADGNDFVPIVSELELLPETSMRFVFPHAPERPVSINNGYIMRAWYDIYHADFNNRQDESGIRDSQKAIDALIEREIQRGIPSKHILLAGFSQGGAMALQAGLRQTNPLAGIIALSCYLPLVETLTTEASVANASTRIFMAHGIYDAVIPITHAIASKEKLLTANYSLEWHEYPMAHSVCEQEISDISRWLGGITG; encoded by the coding sequence ATGATTAATGAAACAGCTGATTATTTACCCGTTGTTGAGATTGAGACGAGTATTTGCCCTACGCATGCTATTATTTGGTTACATGGACTGGGTGCCGATGGGAATGATTTTGTGCCGATAGTCAGTGAACTGGAGTTACTGCCTGAAACATCGATGCGGTTTGTTTTTCCGCATGCGCCTGAGCGTCCAGTCAGTATAAATAATGGCTATATCATGCGTGCCTGGTATGACATTTATCATGCTGATTTTAATAATCGTCAAGATGAATCCGGTATTCGTGATTCGCAAAAAGCTATTGATGCTTTGATTGAAAGAGAAATTCAGCGTGGTATTCCCTCAAAACATATCCTGTTGGCCGGATTCTCACAAGGCGGTGCGATGGCATTGCAGGCCGGGTTGCGTCAGACCAATCCTCTTGCTGGGATTATCGCTTTGTCATGCTACTTACCGCTTGTGGAAACACTTACGACGGAAGCCAGTGTTGCAAATGCCTCAACACGAATATTTATGGCGCATGGCATTTATGATGCAGTAATACCCATAACACATGCAATTGCTTCGAAAGAAAAATTACTCACCGCTAATTATTCGCTTGAATGGCATGAATACCCTATGGCGCATAGCGTATGTGAACAGGAAATAAGCGATATCAGTCGCTGGCTGGGGGGCATAACTGGATAA
- the cobT gene encoding nicotinate-nucleotide--dimethylbenzimidazole phosphoribosyltransferase: MTEQTTLSWLNIPLAIPNLEMARLAQLRQAQLTKPPGSLGRLEEIAIQLAALQNTQKPCVDQVHIAIFAGDHGIAAEGVSAFPQSVTGEMIRNFANGGGAINILARTLKASLEIINLGTVQDMQSLMGVEHFNLGSGTASFLHEPAMTWNQLNRALSVGFEVIERTKQNNKQLFIGGEMGIGNTTSATALACVLLNEQPAMLTGSGTGLDSDGIAHKINVISQALSLHNPIIDSPLDALRRVGGFEIAALTGAYIHGAQIGLPMLIDGFISTVAALTAEHILPGCKKWFLYSHRSTESGHDTILKALDAKPLIDLDMRLGEGSGAAIAFSLILMACKLHNEMATFSEAQVSQKN, translated from the coding sequence GTGACCGAACAAACTACCCTTAGCTGGCTGAATATACCATTAGCTATTCCTAACCTTGAAATGGCTCGACTAGCACAGCTACGCCAAGCACAACTGACTAAGCCACCCGGATCTCTCGGTCGCCTTGAAGAAATTGCTATTCAACTGGCCGCTTTGCAAAATACACAAAAACCTTGCGTTGATCAGGTTCACATCGCAATATTTGCCGGTGATCATGGCATTGCAGCAGAAGGTGTCTCAGCGTTTCCGCAATCGGTAACCGGTGAGATGATCCGTAACTTTGCAAACGGCGGCGGTGCAATCAATATTCTCGCTCGCACTCTGAAGGCTTCGCTTGAGATTATTAATCTGGGAACAGTGCAAGATATGCAGTCATTGATGGGTGTAGAGCATTTCAACCTGGGATCTGGCACAGCAAGTTTTCTTCACGAGCCCGCAATGACATGGAATCAACTGAATCGAGCATTGAGCGTTGGTTTTGAGGTAATTGAGCGCACAAAACAAAATAACAAACAATTATTTATCGGGGGCGAAATGGGAATTGGCAATACCACAAGCGCCACTGCTCTGGCGTGTGTCTTACTGAATGAGCAGCCTGCAATGCTGACTGGTTCCGGTACCGGACTTGACAGTGACGGCATCGCACATAAGATCAACGTCATTTCACAAGCATTGTCTTTGCATAACCCAATCATCGATTCTCCTTTGGATGCGCTTCGCCGTGTCGGAGGATTTGAGATTGCTGCTTTGACCGGTGCGTATATTCATGGTGCGCAAATAGGATTACCGATGCTAATTGATGGTTTTATCAGTACAGTTGCTGCATTAACCGCTGAGCATATTTTGCCGGGATGTAAGAAGTGGTTCTTATATTCCCATAGATCTACAGAATCCGGACACGATACGATTCTCAAAGCGCTCGATGCAAAGCCGTTGATTGATTTAGACATGCGATTAGGAGAAGGTAGTGGCGCAGCGATCGCATTCAGTCTAATACTCATGGCCTGTAAGTTGCATAATGAAATGGCTACATTCTCAGAAGCCCAGGTTTCGCAAAAGAACTAA
- a CDS encoding undecaprenyl-phosphate glucose phosphotransferase gives MTANDLPIVAFFKHLLDPFIIWSMLILTTWMYDEDFTSYYLVLVIITFFISTYIYERILIYRNWRKGRLLAYMRDTVMGWLVIITILIFLGYATKFHNQFSGKVLLTWFIVTPLMLIASHITVRSIVTNLYNKGKLRLAIVIGANETSFAFIQHIAELPFLLIKYQGFFDERNSSRIAGDFGSHLGELTHPPVAATVTRPDNFGSRLGGLADVVPYIQKHNIEMVFISLPMSSQPRIQKLMDELPDTTVSIYFLPDIYIFDLMQTRFEYIGDVPVVAMSESPFVGVDGVVKAASDFVLALVIIILLSPVMACIALAVKFTSPGPVIFKQRRYGLNGEEIIVYKFRSMTVTEDGASIQQAKQNDQRLTKIGGFLRRTSLDELPQFFNVLQGRMSIVGPRPHAVAHNELYRKLIKGYMLRHKAKPGITGWAQVNGWRGETEVLEKMKVRIEHDLYYLKHWSIWLDLWIILKTVWIVLRKDNAY, from the coding sequence ATGACAGCCAACGATTTACCCATAGTGGCCTTCTTCAAGCACCTGCTCGACCCTTTCATCATATGGAGCATGCTGATACTGACAACCTGGATGTATGACGAAGATTTTACCAGTTACTATCTAGTATTAGTCATTATTACCTTTTTCATTTCCACCTACATTTACGAGCGTATTCTCATTTACCGCAATTGGCGCAAAGGCAGATTGCTTGCCTATATGCGGGATACGGTAATGGGCTGGCTGGTGATTATCACTATCCTGATATTTCTAGGTTATGCCACCAAATTTCACAATCAGTTTTCCGGAAAAGTGCTTCTGACCTGGTTTATTGTCACACCATTGATGCTGATTGCCAGTCATATCACCGTACGCAGTATCGTCACCAACCTGTACAACAAAGGTAAATTGCGTTTAGCAATTGTGATCGGAGCGAACGAAACCAGTTTTGCGTTCATCCAGCATATCGCAGAGCTCCCCTTTCTGTTGATTAAATATCAGGGTTTCTTCGATGAACGCAACAGTTCCCGAATCGCCGGCGATTTTGGATCCCATTTGGGAGAACTGACCCATCCTCCCGTAGCCGCAACGGTTACCAGGCCGGATAACTTCGGATCCCGTTTGGGTGGACTGGCTGATGTCGTGCCTTACATTCAAAAGCATAATATCGAGATGGTTTTTATTAGCTTGCCGATGTCGTCTCAGCCGCGTATTCAGAAGCTTATGGATGAGTTACCCGACACTACGGTTTCTATCTATTTCCTGCCGGATATTTATATCTTTGATTTGATGCAAACCCGTTTCGAATACATTGGTGATGTGCCAGTAGTTGCAATGAGTGAGTCACCTTTTGTCGGTGTCGATGGCGTGGTCAAGGCTGCTAGCGACTTTGTGCTGGCTTTGGTGATTATTATTTTGCTCTCTCCAGTGATGGCGTGCATTGCATTGGCGGTAAAGTTTACTTCGCCGGGTCCGGTTATCTTTAAACAGCGCCGTTATGGTCTCAACGGCGAGGAGATTATCGTCTATAAGTTTCGCTCGATGACCGTCACGGAAGATGGTGCAAGCATTCAACAGGCGAAACAAAACGATCAACGGCTTACGAAAATCGGCGGCTTCTTGCGCCGCACATCATTGGATGAGTTGCCGCAGTTCTTTAATGTGTTGCAGGGACGCATGAGTATTGTCGGCCCGCGCCCGCATGCGGTGGCCCATAATGAGCTGTATCGCAAGCTGATTAAAGGCTATATGCTACGCCACAAGGCCAAACCAGGCATTACCGGATGGGCTCAAGTCAACGGCTGGCGCGGTGAAACTGAAGTGTTGGAAAAAATGAAAGTACGCATCGAACACGATTTGTATTATCTTAAACATTGGTCTATCTGGCTCGACCTCTGGATCATCCTCAAAACCGTCTGGATCGTACTGCGTAAAGATAATGCGTACTAA
- a CDS encoding cobyric acid synthase has product MTTQTLMVQGTTSDAGKSMLVTALCRWLARQGVSVAPFKPQNMALNSVVTVDGGEIGRAQAVQALAAGLAPHTDMNPVLLKPNTDKNAQIIIHGHAIDNMDARGFHDYKSIALKAALESHSRLIEKYDKIIVEGAGSPVEINLRANDIANMGFAEAVDCPVILIADIDRGGVFAHLVGTLALLSESEQARIQGFIINRFRGDIALLQPGLDWLEQYTGKPVLGVLPYLQGLHLEAEDALPRTTDFVEPMEQDCLRVIVPALPRISNHTDFDPLRLHPQVNLQFIGPGETIPPTDLIILPGSKSVCADLNWLRDQGWELAIRRHLRYGGKLIGICGGFQMLGKHIHDPNGLEGDAGSAQGFAFFDMETTLEPEKLLRNTQGTFAFNNAVITGYEIHTGITTYHTHYQPSVHLTHSDDGAISEDGLILGTYLHGIFESPPACDELLIWSGLGNLNHKLDYYAIRDVQINRLADCVDQYLDTAYLHRLLSLSVKTS; this is encoded by the coding sequence ATGACCACACAAACATTGATGGTTCAAGGCACCACTTCGGATGCGGGGAAGAGTATGCTGGTGACGGCATTATGCCGCTGGCTGGCACGTCAAGGTGTTAGTGTTGCGCCATTCAAACCGCAAAATATGGCACTCAATAGTGTTGTAACGGTTGATGGCGGAGAGATTGGTCGTGCGCAGGCAGTTCAAGCCTTGGCCGCTGGATTGGCACCGCATACGGATATGAATCCGGTATTGCTCAAACCCAATACAGATAAAAATGCGCAAATCATCATTCATGGTCATGCAATCGACAACATGGATGCTCGCGGATTTCATGATTATAAATCGATAGCACTGAAGGCAGCGCTCGAATCGCATTCGCGGCTCATCGAAAAATACGACAAGATTATTGTGGAAGGTGCCGGCTCACCGGTTGAAATCAATCTGCGTGCCAACGATATTGCAAATATGGGCTTTGCGGAAGCTGTCGATTGCCCGGTGATTCTCATTGCCGATATTGATCGCGGCGGTGTTTTTGCCCATCTAGTGGGCACACTGGCATTATTAAGCGAAAGTGAGCAGGCGCGCATCCAAGGTTTCATCATCAATCGCTTTCGTGGCGATATCGCATTACTTCAACCGGGACTAGACTGGCTGGAACAATATACAGGCAAGCCCGTATTGGGTGTTTTACCTTATCTACAGGGCTTACATCTGGAAGCGGAAGATGCTTTACCGCGTACAACAGATTTTGTTGAACCTATGGAGCAGGATTGTCTTCGAGTTATTGTCCCTGCTTTACCACGCATCAGTAATCACACCGATTTTGACCCGTTGCGCTTGCATCCACAGGTCAATCTACAATTTATTGGTCCCGGAGAAACCATTCCACCTACCGATTTGATCATACTACCGGGCTCCAAAAGCGTATGCGCTGATTTAAATTGGCTACGCGATCAAGGTTGGGAATTGGCAATCCGCCGGCACTTACGCTACGGCGGAAAACTGATAGGTATCTGTGGCGGTTTCCAAATGCTGGGAAAACATATTCATGACCCCAACGGCCTTGAAGGTGACGCCGGTAGCGCACAAGGATTTGCTTTCTTCGATATGGAAACAACGCTTGAACCAGAAAAATTACTGCGTAACACGCAGGGAACATTCGCCTTTAATAATGCAGTCATAACGGGTTATGAGATCCATACAGGCATCACCACTTATCACACCCACTATCAACCTTCCGTTCATCTGACGCACAGTGATGATGGCGCAATCAGTGAGGATGGCTTGATACTGGGAACCTATCTGCATGGCATTTTTGAATCACCTCCCGCCTGCGACGAATTATTAATCTGGTCCGGATTAGGTAATCTAAATCATAAACTTGATTACTATGCGATACGCGACGTTCAAATTAATCGTTTAGCAGATTGTGTTGATCAATATCTGGATACTGCATATTTGCATCGTTTACTCAGCTTATCAGTGAAAACATCATGA
- a CDS encoding adenosylcobinamide-GDP ribazoletransferase: MIRPFLIAMQFLTRLPVQLATQPSEKDLGYSLLFYPLVGLIIGSILIGLGWLLTGTPPLVITALLITSWILLTGGLHLDGLADSADAWIGGMGDQLKTLAIMKDPSCGPAGVVAIVVIILLKFVALHTTIIAGEWITLLFAITLARTLLPLLFLTTPYVRSNGLGSSLSSNQPRLLSILIIVVVFMLMFLIADMRYLLLALTALITFFFLRNLMIQRIGGTTGDTAGALVEITETTVLLVSVITINIYSIINTIMNLQ; this comes from the coding sequence ATGATTAGGCCATTTCTCATTGCGATGCAATTCCTGACTCGATTACCCGTTCAGCTGGCAACACAGCCTAGCGAGAAAGACCTTGGATACTCCTTACTGTTCTATCCGCTTGTTGGTTTGATCATCGGGTCCATTCTCATTGGATTGGGCTGGCTGTTGACCGGCACACCACCGCTGGTGATTACTGCATTACTTATCACTTCCTGGATATTACTAACCGGAGGATTACATCTGGACGGCCTAGCGGATAGTGCTGATGCTTGGATTGGCGGAATGGGCGATCAATTAAAAACACTGGCAATTATGAAAGATCCGAGTTGCGGCCCAGCCGGTGTGGTGGCAATCGTAGTAATCATACTACTCAAGTTTGTAGCGCTACATACCACGATAATTGCTGGCGAATGGATCACTCTATTATTTGCTATTACTCTCGCCAGAACGTTATTACCGCTGCTGTTTCTGACCACACCGTACGTCAGAAGCAATGGATTAGGTTCATCACTGTCTTCCAATCAGCCGCGACTATTGAGTATTTTAATCATAGTCGTAGTATTTATGCTTATGTTCCTAATAGCTGATATGCGCTATTTATTACTAGCACTGACTGCACTCATTACGTTCTTCTTTTTACGCAATCTTATGATTCAACGAATCGGCGGAACAACGGGTGATACGGCAGGTGCCTTGGTAGAGATTACAGAAACTACTGTTTTATTGGTTTCGGTGATAACTATAAATATATACAGTATTATCAATACTATAATGAATCTGCAATAA